ATATTTGGGCCTCCTGATACTGCTTGGAACTTCTTTGGGGCCCGGAGCCACCACCAGCACCCTCTGCCTACCCTCCTCCTATCTCCCCACTGCTTTCTGAGTCTTGTTTCTACAGAAATGTTGGTCATCCTCCCAAACCCCTGGTCTTCCTCTTTGGtcctgcccctggcaacccccCCGCCTCTCCACCAAACTCCTACAACACTCCTCCATctgtaccctccctcccccccaccaaaagAGCACATAGAGGCTTTCTGCATGTTGACAAACCTTAATTCACTTTCATGTTCCCATGAAACTGTTCAGGGCAGATACTGTATCTGTTTTAGCTTTATGTTCTCAGCACAGGACAAAGGGTAGtgtaggtgctcaaaaaacattttattaaatgagtaaatcCAGACTCTTTCCCAGGCATCCTGTTGGGCACTTTGCAAACATTAGCTGATGTGTTCCTCATAATAACAGCCCTGCGAGGTGGGGGAATGAGGGACACCTGAAAGCACAGTGCAGTTAGTGGCTGACCTCAAACCTCAGTCCTTTTCCTAAGGATTTTGGGGTGCTTGTTCATACTTTCTGGTCTCCGTGGAAGCTATAGAGCTAAGAAGAGAGGAAGGTAGGCTCTGGAGGTAAATTACCCGTAGGTGAATCTTACTCTTCCTCTGATTAGCTGTATGTTATCAGGCtagttccttaacttctctgtgcctcaatttcttcatctgttaaaccAGGGGGACCAAGGCATTTACTTGCTAGTGTTTTTGTaggttaatatacataaaaaattgaggacagtacTTAGGGAAGAGAAATTTCTCAGTGCCTTAACAGCAAACATTATTACTCACTCagctacaaatatttactgaaagcaCAGACTTTTACATCCTCAGAACACAGATCTGTGCCCTTGAAGAGCTCCCAGTCAAACTGCAACATAGAAGCAAATAGTTACAGCAGTTGCTGGGGATCACCACCCTTGCCCCAAGTAATAATTGAGGAAATGTTTGCTGAGGCCTCTTCATCAGGGCCAGCCCTGTGTTTGGCACTGGGATCCAGAGCTTGAAGAGGACCCGATTTCTGCCTCAAGGGGAGACTTGTGACTGGAGGTGGACGAAGCACAGAAGCTGGACTGGACGGTGGTTTCCAGCTTGGGCCCTGGAGTCTGGCACCCATGGGTTTCATCAGCTGTGAtccctgcacttcctggatgAAACGGCCATGGGTGGATAGCTATACCTATCAAGGCCTCCCTTTTCCTGTCTGTAGTCTGGGTTCATATCAATACCTTGTAGGGATAAAATGAGGTGGTTCTTgcaaaacacttagcacagtacctgaagGGTGCTAAACACTCAATAAagtagtggtttttttttttttttttaatttttatttatatatttatggctgtgttggatcttcgtttctgtgcgagggctttctctagttgtggcaagcgggggccactcttcatcgcggtgcgcgggcctcttgctatcgcggcctctcttgctgcggagcacaggctccagacgcgcaggctcagtaattgtggctcacgggcctagtcgctccgcggcatgtgggatcttcccagaccagggctcgaacccgtgtcgcctgcattggcaggcagattctcaaccactgcgccaccagggaagcccaaagtagTGGCTTTTGATGAGAAGGATGAGGGGAAGGTGGAGCAAGGGCCTGCGGGGGGCACCGTGGGACCAGTCAGGAGGCTCTTCTGAGGCCTCTTCATCAGGGCCAGCCTAGGCACAGAAGCAGGggcagtgaggatggagaggagggacTGGAGTTGGGAACTTTTTAAGAAGCAGAATGGCTTGGATTTGGTGACTGAATGGCTGTGGGGGTAGCAGGGTGACTCTCAACTGAGTTTCTGGTCCATGAGCCTGGGTGGGCAGCAATGCCATGGCCCAGGCTTGGGAATACTGAGGAGGGGCAGGTTCCGGGGTAAAGCCAAGAGCTCAGATTTGCCGTGTTTGGTCTGAAAGGCCTTTGGGCCAGTCAGGAACAAACAGGAGAGAGAGCAGCTGGATGTACAGGTCTGATGCTTAAAAGAAAGATCCAAGTTCGGGAGTTTTTAACCTATAGGTAGCGACTTCAAGGAAGAGGGCAGAAATCAGAATGTCAGCATTTGTGAGTTAGAGAAAGAACAGGCAGAGAGAGATCGAGGGCATGAGTGTGTCCTGAAGGAGAGAGGTTGAGGAAGGAGTGAGTGATGAACAGGGTCGGGTGTTGACGAGAGGTCATGAGAGGCCAAGGACCAGAAGTGGCAGTTGGATTTCGCTACAAGGAGGCGTTGATATCTTTGGCTGTGCTACATGGGGGTGAGGGCACTGGAGCCAGGTCGCCTGGAGTTGAGGTTGGACTTGATCTCTTTGTTCTCTGCTGTGTCCCTCGTTTCTAAGATATgtggcatacagtaggtactgAAAAAACACTTGtcgagtgagtgaatgaatgaaagtgagGAAATCAGGATAGAGTGTGGAAAGAGGTTAGGGTGGAGTGGGATAGAAATTTGTAGGTGGGAGAGCAGGAGGTTGCAGGCTTTCCTGTCTGGTGCCTTCCATCTTCTCTTGGAAACAGGCGGCAGAGTGATCTGCCCAGGCGAGCGGAGGGAGGGCGGGTGGACAAGGCCTGGGGGAGCTGCTGAGTCGCAGGGGAGAGGGTTGGGACTTCGGAGGAAATGAGCAAGGAAGGAACTAGACCCCAGGTTCAAGGCAGTTGGGGTTAGGAGTAAAGACTTAGAGGGGGACAGATTGGAGGACAGCGGTGGCAGCAGGGAGCCCAGAGAGCTGAGAAGGAAGAACTGTCTTCGGTTGGAGCCAGGAGGCCGTGCATTCCTTACAGGTGGTAGTTTGGGCTGGTCTGGCTCTGTGGCCCCAGAGGGCCTCTGCAGGAGGGAGGTTTTGCACCCGAATTTGGGGATTTGGAGGTGGGCTTAGTAGGGTGCTGACTTGGTCAGGGGTGTTGAGTCAAGGGGAAAGGGAATGGGGTGAGGCATTTGGACATCAAGCTCTACCTCCCCTGGCTTGATGTATGCTTTGGCCTCAGACTTCTTCTGACCTCTTGCCTAAGTGTCATTCTCTAATCTAGAAAGAACTTGGCTATGGCTCCCTGTCACGTTCACAATGAACTTCCACGGTCCTGTTGGACATTCGGACACGAACAGCGACTGCACTAAACACTTCTTCTTTTTAGAGAAGCCCTTTCAGAAGGGTCCTGCACTatctcccttcttctttttttaaacatctttcatttaatatttttcaatcattgtttaaaaaaaatggaagtgtAGTTAATTTCCTCTCCCTTCATTTTTGCAGCAAACCTTTGAAATAAGTGCTGCCTTTACCCCATTTTATGGTATGgaaaacggaggcccagagagagcaagtgacttgcctaaggtcactcaAAGCacagaggtggcagagctgggacttagaTCCCCACAGCTCACACTCCTCACCTCTGAGCTCTATGGCCACAGCCGTCCAGCCTGGCATTCCAGCCCTCCTTGCCACGGCACCCCTACCCTGGGCCTCCTCTAGCCTCACCCCCGCCTCTTCTCCACTTCAGAGTTCAGGCTCTCGATCCAGACTAGCCTGGTTTATGACCTGGTTCCGCTACCACTAATAGCTGTGGGACGTTGAATAAGTCTcttaacctccctgggcctcattttccttacCTCTAAAAAGGAGACTAGTATTTACctcctagggctgttgtgaggttAAATGCTTAGTGCACAGAATGCAGTAAACCCTCAGTGAACACTAGATGTTCGTGCTAGAGTCACTGTCATCGTCATCCTCATCGTTCAGGGGAGCTGATGAATTGCCCTTTGTTCTGCTGCCTCGGGTTCTCAGAGCTCTCCGTTTTCTCTCTGTGCACTGGGCCTGGATACTGGTTCTTCCTCATCTGGAACTCACATCATCTTCCTCCCCTCACCGGAATAACTActgccttccttttctttttctttttttttgccacactgcgcggcaggcaggatcttagttccccgaccagggatcgaacccgtgccccctgcagtggaagctcggagtcgtaaccactggaccgccagggaagtcctaactaCTGCCTTCCTTAAAGTCTCAGATCAGGCATTGTCTCCCTGGGAAGCTCCCCCTCCCAGTTTCTCATTGACTCTTATCATGTCCCTTGTTGCCTCAGTTACTGTGGACTTAGCTGTCACCCCCCTGTTTTCTCACTGTTCCATGCCTGGACACTTAGTATTAGTAGGGCCCTCAGTGACTGTTGGCTGCCACTCTGAGCTTTAAACCCAGTGTTCTGGTCATCTAAGGGCAAAGGGACAAATTAGCTACAGCCAGGAAAAGTCAGGagagacttcctggaagaggaagcaCTGGAGCTGAGCCCTGAGTGATCTGGGGTGGTTGGCATTTCTGTCAGTCACACATGTGCCAAAATGTGTTGGCACCAAACAGCATGTGTCTATAGGCGGGCAGGTGGTTTGGCCTGGCTCTTGTGGAGTACGATATAGAAACAGTTGGTGGTCTGTGTGTGCCTCCAGGGGGAAGGGCTCCCTTCTAGCCGTGGAAGATACAGGAGGGCTTCAAGGTGGTGGCGGCAGTTGAGCTGGAACTCAAGACTGGGTCGGAGTGAGCAGAGAGAGATTTTGGATGGCGTAAGATGGAGAAAAGGGGCAGGACCTAGGGGCAGAAGCTGGGTTGAAGGTGGgttattttgggttttgtttttttccttttcctttttagaatTGGAGAGATTTGCAAATGTTTATTGGTTGAGTGGACGGAACCAGGAGAGGGAGAGGCTAGAATGCCGGAAGAGGGGGGGAAATGGTAGGAGGTGGCAGGTGGGACAGAGGGGTGGAGTTGTTCAGATTGAAGCCTTAGTATCTGTGCTTGCAGCTTTCCCTAAAATGTCACCCGGGGCTCCGGAGTGTGCCTGGCAGTTGTAAGTGGCACAAAAACATGGCTTAATTCTTCCATTATTGATAGTTttgaaaaggaaatctctccATTGGGTGCTATTATATCTTTAACACCTTTCTAATACTTATCTCCCTGTTTAATAAAAATAGTCTTTAGATGGTAGCCAAAAGCCACAGCAACACCTAGCTACAATTTAGTAACCCTGGCCTGTTTTTATGGTGTTTATTTCTAAGGTTAACATATTTATGTGAAACAATACTGGTTTTAAGTTCAAAGAGGGGAatcaatttaaacataaattcatGTTCTGCAGATGAATGGATAGCGAATGACTAGAGTTTGGGCATCACTGCCCCAGCACAGGGCTTCTTGAAGGGAAAGCCTCCAgaatgggggctgggagggaggtaaGAGACAGCTTCCTGcatccctcctcacccctgttGCTTCTGACACAGTTCATCTAGCCCAGTGGTAATTTCCTGACATGGCTTTGAACTACTGTACTAGAAGAAACTTTTCAGACTGAGTCTTGAGGAACTTCAGTGTACTGCAAAGTATTAGTAGATGACCTtgggagagatggggaagggtTCCCTGGTAAAATAAGTTTGGGAAGCCCTTCTCCAGGTCTCTGCATGTTGGACTAGTCAAGGCTCTCAGAAATGCTGGGATCAGGATCAAACAAACCTGTTTCACTTTGTTAAGCCTTCATTCGTCTTTGTGGTTTCAATACCTGGGACCTCCTGGGCCTTCCATAAACACtgactgagtgaataaatgggAAGCCATAAATGAGGTGTGTTGTAGGGGGTGCTCTGTGGGAGCTTTGAGTGGCTCACACTGGCTTGGCATCATCCATTCATGCAACAGATGTGCAACAGGTAATGTACTATGCACCTGGCCcggtgctgggcactggggctgCTGAGGGGAAGAAGCCAGGGCTGCCCTTGTGGAGCCTCCATTCTAGCTGAAGGGATACAGTAATCAAAGAGAGAGACTAGGGCTGTAAGTCAAGCCTTGGGCAGCTGGTCCTCAGGATGGGCAGATGCGGATCAAGGGCAGAAATTACTAGAGGATGAGAAGTGCCCACAGCCACCATAAGAAGCCCAAGGTAGGGGATGGGGAGCTGCTGGAAGATCTCTTTGGGGCTCCATCAAATACAGTGTGTAGGGGTGGGTGCGTGTGTCTTTGGCAGAACGGCAGAACGCTTTAGCAGCTGTAAGGCCCGCTAACTATAGTAACCCCATTTGAGCTTAGAACAACCTTGTGGGCAGGCTGAGTCTGGACTGTCATCTCTACAAGgcctctgaggctcagagagaggaatggacttgcccaaggtctcacatcCAGTTAGTGATGGAATTGACCCCTGAACCCAATGCTCTTGGCCTGGGTTCTGGGGCTTCCTGCCCTCCCCGCTATCTTATATGGACCAGGAGAGAGCTGGAGTGAACCCGTTAGCATGGGGGTGGGGAATTGTGGGCTCCCTGAGAGCTGAGGACTGAGGTCTCTGTCTCCCCCTTGTGGCCGACAGGTGCTACGACAAGCGTCTGTGGCCTCGAATGGACCTGAGCCGGCGGAAGTCACTGACCCCGCCCATGCTTAGTGGTGTGGTTCGTCGCCAGCCTCGAGCTCTGGACCTCAGCTGGACAGGTGTCTCCAAGAAGCAGCTCATGTGGCTTCTGAACCGACTGCAAGGTAGTGCCAGCTGGTGAGGCgggactgggggaggagggggacaggcCTGGGACGGAGTCCTCCTAGCACCAGTTTCCCGACGCCCCCCAGGCCTGCAGGAGCTGGTGCTCTCTGGCTGCTCCTGGCTCTCCGTCTCTGCCCTGGGTTCAGCCCCACTGCCGGCCCTGCGGCTCCTGGACCTCCGCTGGATCGAGGATGTTAAAGACTCCCAGCTCCGAGAGCTGCTGCTGCCTCCGCCAGACACCAAACCAGGTGCAGCCTCTGTTGGCTCCTTTGTAGAAGGGGTCGGACAAGGTGGGGGTATGAGGCCTCCAAGGTCTCTTCTGACTCCTGCTGGGTATTAAAGGATTTGAAGAAAGGACAGGACACATGAGTTTGAGTAGACAGGCCCTGCTTGGCCATTGTTCATTCGTTCACTctcctgctgtgtgctgggccctgtgATCAGAGCTGagggaacaggaggaggaggatgtaGCCCCTGCCTTCTAGGGGGAAGATGATTATGGGGTGAAACACAATATAGGACAGGAGGATGACACAGAATTCTGCGAGAAGCCAGGGGATTGTGAGTGAAGTCTCTGGGTGTGGCGGGCACTACTGGAGAGCCGTCGCCAGAGGGAGCAGCGGTGACCGCTGTGGAAGAATGCAGGCCCAGTGTGGCTGGTCAGTTCCATTTGTCAAGAGGAGCCAGAAATAAGGATTTTCTGTGAAATATCCTGGTTTTTAAATGATGGCAGTTAAttcagattcttttaaaattcatgtgtGGACCCAGCAAAAATATGACTGAGCAACAGATTTGGCCCCTCGATCCTCTTGTTCTACAGTAAAAGGATAAGGATTTTCCTGAGGGAACAGAGCAGAAAGAGGGAGCCAGTTGACTTGGGAGGTTGTGTGGAGGTGGTAGTTTCATTTCCCAAGTCAGACCAGCCACCTCTTCCCCTGGTCAGGCCCAGGTCCCCCGCCAGGTAAAGTCAGCTTTATGGCACACATAGTTCTGGGTCCGGCCCTGTGTAGGGCCCTGGAGACCTCAAACTGAGTCAGACCCACTCCCCACCCGGGTGGAACCCCAGTCATGCGAAGAGACTCAGAAGTAGAAGGTTATGGCGTGACATGGTGAGAGCTGTGGTCAGGGGGGCGGGTGGTGGGCAGGAGGGCGGTGAGAGAAGCCCTCCTCGAGGGAGTGCTATTTGAACTGAGTCCTGAAAGGGACAGCGTTTTCCCAGGGAGTGTGAGGCAGGAATAAACAGTTTTATGAGATGTGAGAACCATATTGGCAAAGGGGGATGCTGGGAACTGAGGCTGGTCAGGTGAGCACAGGCCTGGTCACTTTGGGGGTCATACGGAGGTGTGAGGTGGGGATGCTGAGGCCTGGGGCTCTTTGTCTAGCTCTAGCCGGGAGATGGGATACTCACGGCATCTTCTCTGGCCcccaccagtctgttctccatAATGAAGCTGGGGAACTATTCAGAAGGTCAGATCTGTCCATGTCACCCCATGCTCTACACTCGTTCTCGTTGCTCCCTGGTGGTCTCTGGATGAAGATCAGTATTTTACCACAGTCGATAAAGGCTGGTCTGGCTCCCACTGACCTATGGTGTCCTTACACTTCAGCCACCTCAGCCTCCTTGCCAAGtttcctccagccccagggcctttgcccaCTCCTCTTTGCTTAGAATGCTCTGTCCTCCTTCACCTGATGAACACCTAATCGTCTTTCAGGCCTCAGcgtaaatgtcacttcctcctaGAAGCCCTCCATGATCTTATCCCCCATTGAGATTACAGTCCCTCTTCTAGAGAACAGTCCCCTCCCAGCATATCACTGTACAGTTGTGAAATGATTTGATTAATATCTGTTTCCTCCCACAAGATTCTTAAGCTCTGTGAGGGTGAGGGCTGTCCGCTCACCCCAGCACCTTGCTTTCACAGCTCTCTTTCATGgctcccttcttcccaccccatACCCCTCCACAGCAGTCTTGGAAGGGGAGTAGAGGAAGAAATAGGATTCTTCCCATTTTCTGGATGAGGCCCCAGAGGCCCAGAGGGGTTGAGAGCCAGACCTGAGCACCCACCCACTGCCCACTCTTACTGGAGTTGGACTGAGCATTGGGAACAGTGCGTTCCATGAGGTGAGAAAGTGCCGGTTGTCTGGCAGACTGACTCCATCTCCTCCTGCTTCAATTCACTTCAGTCTAAGCCCCTTTCTCAGGAGCTTGCAAAGGTGAGCTGTCCAGGCCTCCAAGGCCTAAATTCTCATTGGGACTTTACACCCACCTTTATCATCTTGGCTCCCTGGCTTCATGCAGCATTCCTGGAGCAAAACTGAAAGTTTTCCTACTTCCTTGCTTTTGCCCCTGCTGTTCTCTGCCTAGCTACGCTTCTCTCCATGTTCCGTCTCCACATGTTCAAATGCTCGAAGGCCCACCTCAGTGAAAACCTCCCTGATGCCCACTTCTCCCGCCCCAGCCACGTGACctctctttcctctgcttccctctatTGGCTCTTAGCTGTGGCCCGAGGTTGAGGGCATCTGCAGATATATCCCCTTTCCAGGCTCTCAGctcctcaaagaaaaaaaaagaggtagaatTCAGAGCTTGCCAAGTCAGGTGCCCACAGACTTGGTGGCCTGGCAGGTTACAGTAGTGGTGGGCTTGGTGCAGGATGTTAGGGAGTACACCATGCAGCTTTCATCATCAGGTGAAAGGGGTAGCCCGGTGATGACAGAGCTGACAATTTTTCAAGGAAAAGCTCCATATcaaaaatttctttataaaaatgtccTTTTGGGAATTCCATGGCaaaccagtggttaggactccaagctttcactgctgagggcccaggttcaatccttggtcggggaactaagatcctgcaagccgtgtggagtggcaaaaaaaaagaaaaaaaaaaaagtccttttatGTAGCATCAGTCACTAAGAAAATTTTTAGCACTGTGCAGACACCATAGAACACTTGTGTAGGCTAGCTTCCTGACTTTGTGACATCTGATCTAGTTTATTTAGGGGCTAGGCTGGTGTCTGGGAAGCAGATAGCGCTGTGGGAAGAGTTTGGACTTAAGAGTCACAAGGCCTGGTGTCCTGGCTCTGTTAATTCAGATCTTGGATAGATTGTTTAGTGATTTgaagcctccgttttctcatctgtaagcaGGAATGATGATCAGAGAACTTGTCTCCCAAGGCTgtggttcttaaagtgtggtctctggaccagcagcTCAACATCGCTGGAgaacttggttttttttgtttggttgggtttttttggccacaccaggcGGCAtgcgggaatcttagttccccgaatcagggatcgaaccctgcagtggaagcgcacagttgtaaacactggactgccagggaattccctggagaacATATTAGGAAAATAAACTCTGAAGCCCCACCTTAGACTCCCTAAACTCTGGGGGCGGGGCCCGCTGCCAGGGAGATGCAGAAGCCTCTCCAGTTGGAGAGCCGCTGGCCTAGGGGCAGGCAGCCACTTAGCTGGTGCCTGGCCCACGGTGCGTGCTCAAGCAATGGCTGCTGGTGTACCAAGGGAATTAAGTTACAAAAACCAAAAACGGAAATGCAGGATTGTGGTAGATACAATAAATGGAAAGCTTTGGGTGCAGAGATAAGGGGTGGGTGCTCTTCTACCccggagagagaggaagaggagacctCTGAGCTCGGACCAGAAAGCCAGGGACCCTGGCCAGGCAGGGGATTGAGCGCAGGTGGCCCCAGGCACAATCTCTTGAGGTAGGGTCCCCTGTGGAGTTTGGCCCAAGTATTTGGCGGGGAGAGAGAAGAGTTTGGAGCTGAGACGGGTGAGACCTTGTAGGAACTGGAATGTTCTACCAAGGAGATTGGACTTCTCTGAGGTGCCCTTGGAAAGTTTTTAGCAGAGGAGGGATGTGGTCCCATTTGCATTTGAGAATGGCTCTCTTTGGAAGAGTGAGTgaagaggctggggcaggagtTCAGGCAGGAGTGGTGTCGCCCCACTGGTGAAGGGATCCAGATGGGGACTCCACTGATCATGGAAGGAGAGAGGTGTGCCAGAGGAGCCTGCTGGGATGGCAGTTCCGTCGGGGATGTCATTTGTTGGATGAGTGACTACATATTGAGCACCTATGCCCCAATTCCTGGGCACAGAGCAAGAACAAGACAGAAATTCTTGCCTTCATGGAAGTGACATTCTAGTGAGACgagaggaaaaatatataatatgtcagatggtgagaaaaagagggaaaagtgCAGGGAAGGGGTTTGAGTATGTGGAATGTTATAGTTTCAGGTGGAGTAATCATGGAAGGCCTCCTTGAGGAGGCAGTGTGAGCACTGGACAGATGAAATGATGTCGagttgtgtgtgtttgggggagaaGAGCAAGCCATGAGCCATGTAGAGAATGCAAGTTGAGGTTCCCTTATAGTGGGAACAGGTTTAGGGGGTGGTGAGGGATGAGTGTGGAGACACAGCTGGTGCAGGGATGGCAGCAGCCAGGAGACTGACCTCTTCTCTGCCTGCCCAGGGCAAACGGAGAGCCGTGGGCGGCTGCAGGGGGTAGCTGAGCTGCGCCTGGCCGGCCTGGAGCTGACGGATGCCTCCTTGCGGCTTCTGCTGCGCCACGCACCCCAGCTGAGCGCCCTGGACCTGAGCCACTGCGCCCACGTTGGGGATCCCAGCGTCCACCTCCTCACGGCCCCCACCTCCCCGCTCCGAGAGACCCTGGTGCACCTCAACCTCGCCGGTAAGTGTGGTCCCTTGTCTGTCCATCCTGCTAACCTCTTGGTCCCTGTGGTCCGTGCCTACCCGCTACTCACCTTCCTGGTCTCAGCTGCCATTGCCCCATCCCCAGGTTGCCACCGCCTCACGGACCACTGCCTCCCGCTGTTCCGCCGCTGCCCGCGCCTACGCCGCCTAGACCTGCGCTCCTGCCGCCAGCTCTCCCCTGAAGCTTGTGCCCGGCTGGCAGCCGCCGGGCCCCCTGGCCCCTTCCGCTGCCCAGAGGAGAAGCTACTTCTCAAGGACAGCTAGTTGggtgccccccaccctcccccaggacTCATCAGGAGCCTGGACCTCAGGCCTTCATTTCACCCCTGCCAGGAGGCCAGGTTCCCCACCTCATGACTAGGGGTTCCTGCCCAGGGACTTGAGCCAGCCTCCCCCCTCTCTGCCCCCTGCACTGATATCTCTGGGGGtctctccttcccatcccctctcccttccaCCTGCTTCATTGTCCATCCCCTGGGGGGAGTGGGTCAGAGGTACTGGGGGGTGCTGAGCCaaagggatggtgggaggggggCTGAGGTGCAAGTCtgagggagggagaatggggaaAGGGTATCTGCACACATGATACTGGGagccagggggctgggggaggtggaggatgggcggggggggggggggggggggcgggcagaaAGCAGACCACCAAGGGTTCAGGGAACAAAGACCAGATACttggagttggggggtgggggggggccaaAAAGGGAAACCAGAGGAGCAATTGGGGATCCGGGCGTCGGAGCCAGGGGAAAGGCAGGGCTgagtgaggggtgggggcaggagcaCCCCCTCGGGGtcacccctctccttcctccctccccagatttcagtcccttccccccagccctgaCTCCTTGAACGTCACTGACAATGGCAGCTATTGTGAGGAGTGGGGGCTGCGGGCCTACCCGCTGTTCGGCGCGGCCCTGGGGAGCGGTGAGGGGTACCCCAGCCCCCTACCTGCCTCCCCGCACTATACTTGAACATTCATCTGTACTGAAGTGTTACTTGAACCGGGGGAACCTCGGACCTGGGGGAGCCGGAGCTTGAGGGGACAGGACCAGCTTGGACTGAGACTGGACCGGTGGGCACCCAGTTTGGACTGGACCACCCCCAGGCTCTCTCTTGCTTTACTGTATTGAGCAGCTCCACCCCTCctgacctggggtggggggtggggtgccaGCCCAGTGATGGGGAAGATGGG
The sequence above is drawn from the Balaenoptera musculus isolate JJ_BM4_2016_0621 chromosome 15, mBalMus1.pri.v3, whole genome shotgun sequence genome and encodes:
- the FBXL19 gene encoding F-box/LRR-repeat protein 19 isoform X4, whose amino-acid sequence is MQRSPTAGSALAAPRKAGPARIQVKGGRERHLKKKPKPPLASAEGPAVPSPSPQREKLERFKRMCQLLERVPDTSSSSSDSDSDSDSSGTSLSEDEAPGEARNGRRPARGSSGEKENRGGRRAVRPGSGGPLLSWPLGPAPPPRPPQLERHVVRPPPRSPEPDTLPLAAGSDHPLPRAAWLRVFQHLGPRELCICMRVCRTWSRWCYDKRLWPRMDLSRRKSLTPPMLSGVVRRQPRALDLSWTGVSKKQLMWLLNRLQGLQELVLSGCSWLSVSALGSAPLPALRLLDLRWIEDVKDSQLRELLLPPPDTKPGQTESRGRLQGVAELRLAGLELTDASLRLLLRHAPQLSALDLSHCAHVGDPSVHLLTAPTSPLRETLVHLNLAGCHRLTDHCLPLFRRCPRLRRLDLRSCRQLSPEACARLAAAGPPGPFRCPEEKLLLKDS